A single Bacillus sp. HMF5848 DNA region contains:
- a CDS encoding PTS sugar transporter subunit IIA: MSLIINENLIHLDFEVDSKEEAIRELSKIVLQQNRLNTYETCTAPFEERTAVCNETKNYCYDAFLKNVLDREELSTTGIGFGIAIPHGKCCAVAEPTVVFARLKKSIDWQSLDGEPVEAVFLLAVPKAAASNEHLRILAALSRKLMHDDFKDMLFTAQDKDALETLLKETLVA; this comes from the coding sequence ATGTCGTTAATAATTAATGAAAATTTAATTCACCTCGACTTTGAAGTGGATTCTAAAGAAGAGGCAATTAGAGAGTTATCGAAAATTGTGTTACAACAAAATCGTTTAAATACTTACGAAACGTGTACCGCTCCTTTTGAAGAACGTACAGCTGTATGTAATGAAACAAAGAATTATTGTTATGATGCATTTTTGAAAAATGTACTTGATAGAGAAGAGTTAAGTACAACGGGAATTGGATTTGGAATCGCTATTCCACATGGTAAATGCTGTGCTGTCGCAGAACCTACGGTTGTATTTGCTAGATTGAAAAAATCTATTGATTGGCAATCTCTAGATGGAGAACCTGTAGAAGCTGTTTTTTTATTAGCGGTTCCTAAGGCAGCTGCATCAAATGAACACTTAAGAATATTAGCAGCTTTATCAAGAAAGTTGATGCACGATGATTTTAAAGACATGCTATTTACAGCCCAAGATAAAGATGCATTGGAAACATTATTAAAAGAGACGTTAGTAGCATAA
- a CDS encoding PTS fructose transporter subunit EIIC: MSKAINEFVGIFKDTRKHLMTGVSYMLPFVVAGGVILAASVALFGEGGVPTEGTILNDLFNFGVQGLFFMVPILSAFIAFSIADRSGIAPGAIGGAIASAVGAGFIGGIISGLFAGIVVHYIKKIKLPRSLSSLMPIIIIPILGTLLTASFMFWVVGSPIAGLMEYLTGFLTNLSDSNKILLGIVCGLMTGFDLGGPVNKVSFTFAVATVSAGIYTYAGASAVAVCTPPLGLALATFIAKKKFTVEEREAGKGAFAMGLVGITEGAIPFAANDPLRIIPATMLGSAAGAATAYMLGVTCQVAWAGLIMIPVVGNVPGFLLSIAVGMLVTAGIAIAFKKEVVEKKDDETAEEFEMEFEYIS, translated from the coding sequence ATGAGTAAAGCAATTAATGAGTTTGTCGGTATTTTCAAAGATACTCGAAAGCATTTAATGACAGGTGTTTCTTACATGCTACCGTTCGTTGTAGCCGGCGGTGTTATTTTAGCTGCCTCAGTTGCTCTTTTTGGAGAAGGTGGTGTTCCTACAGAAGGAACAATTTTAAATGATTTATTCAATTTTGGAGTTCAGGGGCTATTCTTCATGGTTCCTATTCTATCAGCGTTTATCGCGTTTTCAATCGCCGACCGTTCAGGTATTGCACCAGGTGCAATTGGTGGTGCTATTGCAAGCGCAGTTGGAGCAGGATTTATTGGTGGGATTATATCGGGTTTATTTGCAGGTATCGTAGTTCATTATATTAAGAAAATAAAGTTACCACGATCCTTATCGTCTTTGATGCCAATTATTATTATTCCGATTTTAGGTACATTGCTAACAGCGTCATTTATGTTCTGGGTTGTAGGATCTCCGATAGCAGGTTTAATGGAGTATTTAACAGGGTTTTTAACAAATTTAAGTGATAGCAACAAAATTCTTCTTGGAATTGTTTGTGGATTAATGACAGGTTTTGATTTAGGTGGTCCAGTTAACAAAGTATCATTTACGTTTGCAGTAGCGACAGTTAGTGCTGGGATTTATACATATGCAGGAGCATCTGCTGTTGCGGTATGTACACCACCACTGGGATTAGCTCTTGCTACATTTATCGCGAAAAAGAAATTTACAGTTGAAGAACGTGAAGCTGGTAAAGGTGCCTTTGCTATGGGGCTAGTTGGTATTACAGAAGGAGCTATCCCATTTGCAGCTAATGATCCACTAAGAATCATTCCTGCAACAATGTTAGGATCTGCAGCTGGTGCAGCAACAGCTTATATGTTAGGTGTAACGTGCCAAGTTGCGTGGGCAGGTTTAATTATGATTCCGGTTGTAGGAAACGTACCTGGATTCTTACTATCGATTGCGGTTGGTATGCTTGTAACAGCTGGTATTGCGATTGCATTTAAGAAAGAAGTAGTAGAAAAGAAAGATGATGAGACTGCTGAAGAGTTTGAAATGGAATTTGAGTACATCAGTTAA
- a CDS encoding sugar nucleotide-binding protein: MKKILITGGKGFFSKRLTEFYKDQYEFIVTDKEELDIVDNEKVEEFFTQYRPDYVIHAAAIAVTDFCNKRPDIAQKINVDGAVNVARAAKRVSAKLVFLSSEQVFNGNENAGPFSEEDVAVPNTVYGANKLEAEALLKDIIDELWIVRFTWMFGLPERNNNMVNNILWDTLTSILKNEKIYASPHEFRGMTYVYDMIENFEKVFSLPFGTYHLGSINNMSRYEMVKHIFSSLGIEERINELVVEDTEKYSDNPRDIRLVTDKAKSYGIEFPDSGEAMRRCVEEYKIRLKQESGLLV; encoded by the coding sequence ATGAAAAAAATACTGATAACAGGTGGAAAAGGATTTTTTAGTAAAAGATTAACAGAATTCTATAAAGATCAATATGAATTTATTGTGACTGATAAAGAAGAACTGGATATTGTTGATAACGAGAAAGTGGAAGAGTTCTTTACACAATATCGTCCAGATTATGTTATTCATGCAGCTGCTATAGCGGTAACCGACTTTTGTAACAAAAGGCCTGATATTGCACAGAAAATTAATGTGGACGGTGCAGTTAATGTAGCTCGAGCAGCAAAACGTGTCTCAGCTAAATTAGTATTTTTAAGCTCAGAGCAAGTATTCAATGGGAATGAAAATGCGGGTCCTTTTAGTGAAGAGGATGTAGCAGTTCCAAATACGGTTTACGGAGCGAATAAATTAGAAGCTGAAGCATTGCTGAAGGATATCATTGATGAGCTATGGATTGTCCGTTTTACTTGGATGTTCGGGTTGCCTGAGCGGAATAATAACATGGTAAACAATATACTCTGGGATACTCTTACTAGCATTTTAAAAAATGAAAAGATTTATGCATCACCACATGAGTTCAGAGGGATGACATATGTCTATGATATGATTGAAAACTTTGAAAAAGTATTTAGCTTACCATTTGGTACGTACCATTTAGGTAGTATAAACAACATGAGTAGATATGAAATGGTCAAGCATATTTTCTCAAGCCTTGGTATTGAGGAAAGAATCAATGAGTTAGTGGTTGAGGATACAGAGAAATATAGTGATAACCCAAGAGATATTAGACTTGTGACGGATAAGGCGAAAAGCTATGGTATCGAGTTTCCCGATTCAGGGGAAGCGATGAGACGATGTGTAGAAGAGTACAAGATTAGATTAAAACAAGAGTCAGGATTGCTAGTATAG